A section of the Drosophila subobscura isolate 14011-0131.10 chromosome A, UCBerk_Dsub_1.0, whole genome shotgun sequence genome encodes:
- the LOC117903580 gene encoding uncharacterized protein LOC117903580, whose product MALAKLMLLCCCIQFSVCADSFEVPNRKTDRDLDLDLEAEDSMVDATRSLDPVQPKQLKILQHSAGYTDYEYYQRPRPMSGVNDNYGSDNDVSASMKRLHEPTNSRPASASAVAVPHKPLPWYGEYSSGKPSVSNVPMYPSRSYDPYIRRYDRFDEQYHRAYPQYFEDMYMHRQRFDPYDSYSPRVPHYPEPYVMYPDRYLDTPSARDYMKSRRGYMDDPVPLPDSYNSKYGHGHGPSPKLSDLTLPPRNQRVVYYAHLPEIVRTPYDNARAEERSSAMSAAPYKLNKKKIKSNLRPLGNNSTNYKMTL is encoded by the exons ATGGCACTGGCAAAGTTGATGCTTCTATGCTGCTGCATTCAGTTTTCTGTGTGCGCGGACAGCTTCGAGGTGCCCAACAGGAAGACGGATCGGGACCtagacttggacttggaggCTGAGGATAGCATGGTGGATGCGACACGGTCCTTGGATCCGGTACAGCCCAAGCAGCTGAAGATTCTACAGCATTCGGCGGGATACACAGACTACGAGTACTATCAACGGCCCCGGCCAATGTCCGGTGTCAATGATAATTATGGGAGCGACAACGATGTCAGCGCATCCATGAAGAGATTGCATGAGCCGACCAATTCGAGaccagccagtgccagtgccgtgGCCGTGCCCCACAAACCACTGCCTTGGTATGGCGAGTATTCCTCGGGCAAGCCGAGCGTCTCCAATGTGCCCATGTATCCCTCCAGATCCTACGATCCGTATATACGACGCTACGACAG GTTCGATGAGCAATATCATCGTGCCTATCCGCAGTACTTTGAGGACATGTACATGCATCGGCAGCGCTTCGACCCGTATGACAGCTACAGTCCCCGTGTGCCCCACTATCCCGAGCCCTATGTCATGTATCCCGATCGCTATCTGGACACACCCAGTGCCAGGGACTACATGAAGTCGCGACGCGGCTATATGGACGATCCCGTGCCGCTGCCCGACTCCTACAATTCCAAgtacggccacggccacggccccAGCCCAAAGCTATCCGACCTGACGCTGCCACCGCGCAATCAGCGTGTGGTGTACTACGCCCATTTGCCAGAAATCGTACGAACCCCCTACGACAATGCGCGAGCGGAGGAGCGCAGCTCGGCCATGTCGGCAGCACCgtacaaattgaataaaaagaaaatcaaaagcaatCTGCGACCCTTAGGCAACAATTCGACCAATTATAAAATGACATTATAG
- the LOC117903575 gene encoding E3 ubiquitin-protein ligase ariadne-1 isoform X2, which translates to MDSDNDNDFCDNVDSGNVSSGDDGDDDFGMEVDMPSSAERQMDPDDYQYKVLTTDEIVQHQREIIDDVNLLLKLPTTKTRILLNHFKWDREKLLEKYFDDNPEEFFKCAHVINPNKATEAVRQKTTRSQCEECEICFSLLPPDSMTGLECGHRFCLICWREYLTTKIMTEGLGQTISCAAHGCDILVDDVTVTKLVLDARVKVKYQQLITNSFVECNQLLRWCPSVDCTYAVKVPYAEPRRVHCKCGHVFCFACGENWHDPVKCRWLKKWIKKCDDDSETSNWIAANTKECPKCSVTIEKDGGCNHMVCKNQNCKYEFCWVCLGSWEPHGSSWYNCNRYDEDEAKTARDAQEKLRSSLARYLHYYNRYMNHMQSMKFENKLYASVKQKMEEMQQHNMSWIEVQFLKKAVDILCQCRQTLMYTYVFAYYLKKNNQSMIFEDNQKDLESATETLSEYLERDITSENLADIKQKVQDKYRYCEKRCTVLLNHVHEGYDTEWWDYTE; encoded by the exons ATGGACTCGGATAACGACAACGATTTCTGTGACAATGTCGACTCGGGCAATGTCTCGTCGGGCGacgatggtgatgatgatttCGGCATGGAGGTGGATATGCCCAGCTCCGCAGAGCGTCAAATGGATCCCGATGACTACCAGTACAAGGTGCTAACCACAGACGAGATTGTGCAACATCAGAGGGAGATAATCGATGATGTTAATCTGCTGCTTAAG CTACCCACGACAAAGACACGAATTCTGCTGAATCACTTCAAGTGGGATAGGGAAAAGTTATTGGAGAAATACTTCGATGATAATCCCGAGGAGTTCTTCAAATGCGCACATGTCATAAATCCCAATAAGGCCACCGAAGCAGTCCGCCAAAAG ACGACTCGAAGCCAGTGCGAGGAGTGCGAAATATGCTTCTCATTGCTGCCGCCAGAC TCCATGACCGGATTGGAGTGCGGACATCGTTTCTGCTTGATATGCTGGCGCGAGTATCTGACAACGAAGATCATGACGGAGGGTCTGGGCCAGACCATATCGTGCGCGGCGCACGGCTGTGATATCCTAGTGGACGATGTGACCGTTACCAAATTGGTGCTCGATGCACGGGTGAAAGTCAAATACCAGCAGCTGATCACCAACAGCTTTGTGGAGTGCAATCAGCTGCTGAGATGGTGTCCGTCCGTTGACTGCACATACGCGGTAAAGGTGCCGTATGCGGAGCCACGTCGCGTCCATTGCAAGTGCGGCCATGTGTTCTGCTTCGCCTGTGGCGAGAACTGGCACGATCCGGTCAAGTGCCGCTGGCTCAAGAAGTGGATCAAGAAGTGTGACGATGACTCGGAGACGTCCAACTGGATTGCGGCCAATACCAAAGAGTGTCCCAAGTGTAGTGTAACCATCGAGAAGGATGGCGGCTGCAATCACATGGTCTGCAAGAATCAGAATTGCAAATACGAATTCTGTTGGGTGTGTCTCGGCTCATGGGAGCCGCATGGCTCCTCCTGGTACAACTGCAATCGCtatgacgaggacgaggccAAAACGGCACGCGATGCCCAGGAGAAGCTGCGCTCATCACTGGCAAG GTATCTACATTACTATAATCGCTACATGAATCACATGCAGTCAATGaaatttgaaaacaaattgtaTGCCTCTGTGAAGCAAAAGATGGaggaaatgcagcagcacaacatgTCCTGGATAGAG GTTCAATTTCTGAAAAAGGCTGTCGACATACTTTGCCAGTGTCGCCAGACACTCATGTACACGTACGTGTTTGCGTATTACTTGAAAAAGAACAATCAATCCATGATATTCGAGGATAATCAAAAGGATCTGGAATCGGCAACTGAAACGTTGTCCGAGTACCTGGAGCGTGATATTACATCTGAAAATTTGGCTGATATTAAACAGAAAGTGCAAGATAAATACAG gtATTGTGAAAAGCGCTGCACTGTACTGCTCAATCATGTGCACGAGGGCTATGATACGGAATGGTGGGATTATACAGAATGA
- the LOC117903575 gene encoding E3 ubiquitin-protein ligase ariadne-1 isoform X1, giving the protein MDSDNDNDFCDNVDSGNVSSGDDGDDDFGMEVDMPSSAERQMDPDDYQYKVLTTDEIVQHQREIIDDVNLLLKLPTTKTRILLNHFKWDREKLLEKYFDDNPEEFFKCAHVINPNKATEAVRQKQTTRSQCEECEICFSLLPPDSMTGLECGHRFCLICWREYLTTKIMTEGLGQTISCAAHGCDILVDDVTVTKLVLDARVKVKYQQLITNSFVECNQLLRWCPSVDCTYAVKVPYAEPRRVHCKCGHVFCFACGENWHDPVKCRWLKKWIKKCDDDSETSNWIAANTKECPKCSVTIEKDGGCNHMVCKNQNCKYEFCWVCLGSWEPHGSSWYNCNRYDEDEAKTARDAQEKLRSSLARYLHYYNRYMNHMQSMKFENKLYASVKQKMEEMQQHNMSWIEVQFLKKAVDILCQCRQTLMYTYVFAYYLKKNNQSMIFEDNQKDLESATETLSEYLERDITSENLADIKQKVQDKYRYCEKRCTVLLNHVHEGYDTEWWDYTE; this is encoded by the exons ATGGACTCGGATAACGACAACGATTTCTGTGACAATGTCGACTCGGGCAATGTCTCGTCGGGCGacgatggtgatgatgatttCGGCATGGAGGTGGATATGCCCAGCTCCGCAGAGCGTCAAATGGATCCCGATGACTACCAGTACAAGGTGCTAACCACAGACGAGATTGTGCAACATCAGAGGGAGATAATCGATGATGTTAATCTGCTGCTTAAG CTACCCACGACAAAGACACGAATTCTGCTGAATCACTTCAAGTGGGATAGGGAAAAGTTATTGGAGAAATACTTCGATGATAATCCCGAGGAGTTCTTCAAATGCGCACATGTCATAAATCCCAATAAGGCCACCGAAGCAGTCCGCCAAAAG CAGACGACTCGAAGCCAGTGCGAGGAGTGCGAAATATGCTTCTCATTGCTGCCGCCAGAC TCCATGACCGGATTGGAGTGCGGACATCGTTTCTGCTTGATATGCTGGCGCGAGTATCTGACAACGAAGATCATGACGGAGGGTCTGGGCCAGACCATATCGTGCGCGGCGCACGGCTGTGATATCCTAGTGGACGATGTGACCGTTACCAAATTGGTGCTCGATGCACGGGTGAAAGTCAAATACCAGCAGCTGATCACCAACAGCTTTGTGGAGTGCAATCAGCTGCTGAGATGGTGTCCGTCCGTTGACTGCACATACGCGGTAAAGGTGCCGTATGCGGAGCCACGTCGCGTCCATTGCAAGTGCGGCCATGTGTTCTGCTTCGCCTGTGGCGAGAACTGGCACGATCCGGTCAAGTGCCGCTGGCTCAAGAAGTGGATCAAGAAGTGTGACGATGACTCGGAGACGTCCAACTGGATTGCGGCCAATACCAAAGAGTGTCCCAAGTGTAGTGTAACCATCGAGAAGGATGGCGGCTGCAATCACATGGTCTGCAAGAATCAGAATTGCAAATACGAATTCTGTTGGGTGTGTCTCGGCTCATGGGAGCCGCATGGCTCCTCCTGGTACAACTGCAATCGCtatgacgaggacgaggccAAAACGGCACGCGATGCCCAGGAGAAGCTGCGCTCATCACTGGCAAG GTATCTACATTACTATAATCGCTACATGAATCACATGCAGTCAATGaaatttgaaaacaaattgtaTGCCTCTGTGAAGCAAAAGATGGaggaaatgcagcagcacaacatgTCCTGGATAGAG GTTCAATTTCTGAAAAAGGCTGTCGACATACTTTGCCAGTGTCGCCAGACACTCATGTACACGTACGTGTTTGCGTATTACTTGAAAAAGAACAATCAATCCATGATATTCGAGGATAATCAAAAGGATCTGGAATCGGCAACTGAAACGTTGTCCGAGTACCTGGAGCGTGATATTACATCTGAAAATTTGGCTGATATTAAACAGAAAGTGCAAGATAAATACAG gtATTGTGAAAAGCGCTGCACTGTACTGCTCAATCATGTGCACGAGGGCTATGATACGGAATGGTGGGATTATACAGAATGA
- the LOC117894875 gene encoding uncharacterized protein LOC117894875 — protein sequence MNPNNLQHTQAHSNNDDCNQHEECLSCQPPNPQTTSKDTQTSSSLAHGSSLQNARNELQLLQIQNLEIRFKEFRQRRECHVAKVAAFKEQLDTDWRLVCELLKEYNDGCEME from the exons ATGAACCCGAATAATTTGCAGCACACGCAAGCCCATTCA AATAACGACGATTGCAACCAGCATGAGGAATGCCTGTCCTGCCAGCCACCCAATCCACAAACTACCAGcaaagacacacagacaagcagcagcctAGCCCATGGGTCAAGCCTACAGAATGCCCGAAACGAGTTGCAGCTGCTTCAAATCCAAAATTTAGAAATTAGATTCAAAGAGTTCCGTCAACGCCGCGAGTGTCATGTGGCCAAAGTGGCTGCGTTTAAGGAGCAATTGGATACAGACTGGAGACTTGTTTGTGAATTACTAAAGGAATATAACGACGGATGtgaaatggaataa
- the LOC117903574 gene encoding transcription factor grauzone translates to MICRLCLEDAQHSVPIFDGDDSPMQPSLSNLAELIEKHLQLVLMPNDAVSKCLCTKCWQQLADFEQFCAMVMKKQLGLPPLKQEPFSDDDEDTKAQILCEPEIDVSPAADTNEYNEIDIETKPLPSCGRTTTRRRVRLPSPIRRSMRPRPAQKAKPLKAKPKRQLESELGIGGSNSGEMDGYIAAHGRLECCQCGGGDDSQFHNFAELKRHYRNEHQTAGYVMCCQRRYKKRALYVDHLRMHNDPDYFRCKICAKQLVSRISYDVHMLRFHSNEDELSFACDKCSKRFSKQFLLTIHARVHQQERTEKCKHCDRSFRTAVDLRLHMRRTHDPTFVPFICDSCGSKFKTKQNLLVHKRTVHREGSQLPEVQCQECQTWLSDENSLRKHMYMHRDAASTREWKCGQCGLVKDSRAKLAAHIRYHHPKEYHKCTHCGKEFKSSRGLEEHTATHTGQDLYECAFCERTFKNSGNMHKHRRQMHAPQVAALQQQKKVRPSKRKEKGSLMLLDEGDNEIND, encoded by the exons ATGATATGCCGACTCTGTCTCGAGGATGCCCAGCACAGTGTACCCATATTTGATGGCGACGACAGCCCCATGCAGCCATCGCTGTCCAACCTGGCTGAATTGATAGAGAAACACCTGCAATTGGTT CTGATGCCCAACGATGCTGTGTCCAAGTGCCTGTGCACCAAGTgttggcagcagctggccgacTTTGAACAATTCTGCGCCATGGTGATGAAGAAGCAGCTGGGGCTGCCGCCGCTGAAGCAGGAGCCGTTCTCggatgacgacgaggacaCCAAGGCACAGATATTGTGCGAGCCAGAGATAGATGTGAGCCCAGCGGCCGATACAAACGAATACAATGAGATCGACATAGAGACGAAGCCACTGCCTAGCTGTGGCAGGACGACGACCAGGCGCCGGGTTCGCCTTCCGTCGCCCATACGCCGCAGCATGCGTCCACGCCCCGCCCAGAAGGCCAAGCCATTGAAGGCGAAACCGAAGCGTCAGCTTGAGTCGGAGCTGGGCattggtggcagcaacagtggcgAAATGGATGGCTACATAGCGGCACACGGGCGCCTGGAGTGCTGTcagtgcggcggcggcgacgatTCGCAATTCCACAACTTTGCGGAGCTCAAGCGTCACTATCGGAATGAGCATCAGACGGCCGGATATGTGATGTGCTGTCAGAGGCGCTACAAGAAGCGCGCGCTCTATGTGGACCATCTGCGAATGCACAACGATCCGGACTACTTTAG ATGTAAGATTTGTGCAAAGCAGCTGGTAAGCAGAATCAGCTACGACGTGCACATGCTGCGGTTTCATTCCAACGAGGACGAGCTGAGCTTCGCCTGCGACAAGTGCTCGAAGAGATTTTCAAAGCAATTCCTCCTAACCATCCACGCCCGTGTCCATCAACAGGAGCGCACTGAAAAGTGCAAGCACTGCGATAGATC ATTCCGCACTGCTGTGGACCTGCGCCTGCACATGCGGCGCACTCACGATCCCACCTTTGTGCCCTTCATCTGCGACTCTTGCGGCTCCAAGTTCAAGACGAAGCAAAATCTCTTGGTGCACAAGCGCACCGTGCACCGGGAGGGCTCACAGCTGCCAGAGGTGCAGTGTCAGGAGTGCCAGACATGGCTGAGCGACGAGAACAGCCTGCGCAAGCACATGTACATGCATCGCGATGCGGCTTCCACGCGCGAGTGGAAGTGCGGTCAGTGCGGCCTCGTGAAGGACTCACGCGCAAAGCTAGCGGCCCACATTCGGTACCATCATCCGAAGGAGTATCACAAGTGCACACACTGCGGGAAGGAGTTCAAGAGCAGTCGCGGCCTCGAGGAGCACACGGCCACGCACACCGGCCAGGATCTGTACGAGTGCGCCTTCTGTGAGCGCACCTTCAAGAATTCGGGCAACATGCACAAGCACCGGCGGCAGATGCATGCCCCCCAGGTGGccgcactgcagcagcagaaaaaggtGCGTCCCAGCAAGCGGAAGGAGAAGGGCTCCCTGATGCTTCTGGATGAGGGGGATAACGAAATAAACGACTGA